TTTTATTGGCGGATTTTTGGGGATCGATCTCTACCTGGCAGCCATCGTCGCGTTCGGCGTGCGCTTGTTCAATAATCTGGCAGTCATTAGGAGGATTGTTCTATCTCGCTGGATTAACCAGCAAGACTAGAATAAAAAATGGGAAGATGGTCATATTTTTACAAAAAATAAAGATGAAAAAAAGGGAATGGTTGTCCTGTGTGGAATAATTTATGCAGGTGTTCTCACATTTGCAAAATAAAAGTCGTAGCAAGGGAGGTGTCACAGGTTTGGTAAGCAACGAACTCATCGTCAGCCTAGATATTGGAACATCCAAAGTACGCGTAATGATCGGCGAAATCAACAACGGTTCCATCAACATCATCGGCGTCGGCCAATCGCACTCAGAAGGCATTAAAAAGGGCGTGATTGTCGACATCGACCAAACCGTGCATGCCATCCGGGAAGCGGTTGACCATGCAGAGCGCATGGTTGGCGTTTCGATCGAAGAAGTGTATGTCGGTATCACTGGGAATCATATTGAGCTGCATGAAACACAAGGGGTTGTCGCTGTATCCAGCGAAGACCGTGAGATACGAGAAGAAGACATCCAACGCGTTATTCAAGCAGCAAAGGTTGTTGCCATCCCACCGGACAGGGAAATCATTGAGGTCGTTCCAAAGGAGTATATTGTCGATGGGCAAGGTAGTATAAAAGACCCGCGTGGAATGATCGGTGTCCGATTGGAAATGGAAGGAACCATTGTGACCGGTTTGAAAACGGTTGTACATAACATTGTTCGTTGCGCCCAAAGGACGAATCTGCGAGTTGCTGGAATTTTCTTGCAACCGCTTGCGGCCAGTACCGTCGCTCTTTCCAAGGATGACAAAAACATGGGTGTCGTTTTAGTCGACATCGGTGCGGGTTCTACCACGATCGGTGTATTTGAACAGGGGAAACTGGCAGCTACCACCGTAATCGGCATCGGTGGCGACCACATTACCAGCGATATTTCGCTTGGGTTGCGCACACATACAGATGTGGCGGATCGGGTAAAGACGAAAAATGGCTGTGCTTTGATCGACGAAGCGTCAGAAGACGTGAAGTTCAAGGTAAACCGAATTGGTAGCGATGTTGAAAAGCAGTTTACGCAAGTGGATTTGGCCAATATTATTGAGCCGCGCGCTGCGGAAATATTCCAGCTAGTGGAAGATGCAGTCTACAAATTGGGCTTCCGTGATGAAATTGCGGGAGGCTATGTTCTAACAGGTGGTACGGTAGCTATGCCTGGCATGTTAGAGTTGGCCAAGGAAGAGCTGGATGCGCCAGTACGAATCGCTATTCCGGATTATATTGGAGTCAGGGATCCTGCCTACACCACTGGGGTAGGTTTGATTCAATATGCCTTGCAGTTGATGGAGCGCCGCAGTATACGCGTTACCCCCTCATTCAAAGGCACTCAGAAGCAAACCGTGTCAAAGCCGAAAGATGGCTCCGGTTTGATGGAAAAAGTGAAAAACTGGTTCAGTGAGTTTATTTAACGTGTAGGGATTTTTAAGCGAGATCGCTTGAAAATTCCGTAGCGCATGGCGGAGTGCCTCAGCGTCTGCTACTGGCATTACTTGGTAAAACTTTCCGTTGAACGCGGTCGCTCATCATTGAGCGTGCCTCGATTGAGGTTTTCTTAACGGCTGCTGCTGTTTTACATGACGATGGCGAATAATGGAATGTTTCGTTTTCTGCAAAAGGTGGAAAGAATCAACGAAATGTTACTTTGTTTGACTGGAGGCTTTAAGCAGACACGGAGCTTTCTTATGTTGAATTGGGGAGGACTAGCACTATGCTGGAATTTGATATGGATTTGGGATCCTTTGCGCGAATTAAGGTAATTGGATGCGGGGGCGGCGGTAGCAACGCCGTAAACCGTATGATCGCAGGTGGCGTGAAAGGGGTAGAATTTATTACTCTGAACACAGATGCACAAGCGCTCCAATTGTCTAGCGCGGACATCAAGCTGCAAATTGGTGAAAAATTGACTCGTGGTCTTGGTGCAGGAGCCAATCCGGAAATTGGGAAAAAGGCTGCTGAAGAGAGCCGCGATCTGATTGAAAACGCGCTGCGTGGAGCAGACATGGTATTCGTAACAGCAGGTATGGGCGGAGGTACGGGTACTGGAGCAGCGCCAGTTGTAGCTGAAATCGCTAAGGAATTGGGCGCACTGACAGTAGGGGTAGTCACTCGTCCATTTTCATTCGAAGGACGCAAACGTTCCCAGCACGGTGAAGCGGGTATTGCTGGCTTGAAAGAAAAAGTCGACACATTGATCGTCATTCCGAATGATCGATTGCTGGAAATCGTCGATAAAAATACACCGATGCTAGAAGCATTCCGTGAAGCAGATAATATCTTGCGCCAAGGGGTTCAAGGGATTTCCGACCTGATCGCCGTACCAGGTCTGATCAACCTTGACTTCGCTGACGTAAAAACGATCATGACCGAACGTGGCTCCGCTTTGATGGGGATCGGTATTGGCAGTGGGGAAAACAGGGCAGCAGAAGCAGCTCGCCGTGCCATTTCCAGCCCACTATTGGAAACCTCAATCGATGGTGCACGTGGTGTTCTGTTGAACATTACAGGCGGTACGAATCTGAGCCTGTACGAAGTGAACGAAGCAGCTGACATCGTGTCCTCTGCAGCGGATCCTGATGTGAATATGATTTTCGGTGCAGTGATCAACGAGGATTTGAAAAACGAGCTGCTTGTAACGGTGATTGCGACTGGTTTTGAACAATCACAAAGAACGGAGGCACCACGCCGTCCACAACAACAGCAAGTAAATCCATCTAGCAACAGACCTACGCCGGTATCAAATACGAACTCCAGTCGTGCCAAAGAAGAGGAAGACGACAAGTCCTTCTTCTCGATGAGCAATCTGGATAATCTGGATATTCCAGCGTTCCTGCGCAACCGTCGCCGCAATAAAAAGTAGAATCTGTCAAAACAAGCAAAGGCCTTGTTCCTCTTAGGGAACAAGGTCTTTTTTTCGTTTTCATTCTGTACTGAGTGAAAAATAGTAGAGTCAAAACGGAAAAAAACTTCTACAAAAAATCCAAAAATACACCGTCAAGAATTGACAGATTTTACATACACATTGATATATACTGCATTTACTAGCAACTGCAAGTCTAATGAAAAAGGCGAAAATGAGCACGGCAACTCCCACGTGTCTACAGTTAGCTAGGTTATTTTGGCCGGCGTGCAGGGAAGAGTCGGGAGGTGAAAAGCAGATGGTTGTGTATCTTGATATCATTCTACTCTTGAACATGGCTATTGATACCTTGTTGCTCTGGTTTACCGCTTATTTTCGAAAAGAACGCGTGATTTGGTGGAGAATGCTGCTCGCATCCTTGTTTGGCTCCACGTATTTGGCCTTTTTCTTTTTCCCTGCGTTTTCTTCGATGTATCAGTGGTCGATCAAGCTGCTCTTTTCCATCCTCATGCTATGGATCGCCTTTGGGAACAGAAGACTGCTGACTTTCACCCAGAACTTGATCATTTTCTACTTCGTCGCTTTTGTTTTTGGCGGAGGTGTCTTTGGCCTCCAGTACTTCCTTGCCCCGCAAAATGAAATCGTCAATGGACTGGTTGTGACGCACAACGACGGATTCGGAGTCGGTTTTAAGCCGACGCTGCTCATTCTCATCGCCGGGTTCACTATGGTGTACTTCCTGGGTAGAAAAAGCTACCGTGCCATTCAAGAGCCGCGTAAATTGGATGCCTTTCTCGTTGATGTTGCCGTGACACTGGCGGGAGAGAAGGTAATCTGTCGAGGGCTCGTGGATACAGGAAATCAGCTTCATGAACCGATCACGCGCATCCCTGTCATGATCATGGAAAGTCGCATGTTGGCACATCTGCTACCGCCGCCGCTTCTCCGACAAACCGATGAAAACGGTGGAGTGTGGGAGAAGCTGGACGGATACTGGGGAGAGCTTCCCATAGAGTGGCAGTCTCGAGTCAGGCTGATTCCTTACAGAAGTGTTTCACGCGGAATGGACTTTTTGCTGGCAGTTAAACCGGACCATGTCATCGTCTTGCAAGGCAGTACCCGATATGAGACCCACAAGGTGCTGATCGGCCTCAACCCTATTCCGTTGGCCGCAGACGGGCAATATCAGGCCATCGTGCATCCAGCAATGATGGAGACCTATTCTCAAGAATCGACCTTTATTCTCGAACAGGAGGGCTAATCATGTACGTAAAACTTCGCCTACAACTCCAATTGACCTGGTACCGTTTCCTGCTATGGATTGGTGCACGCGCTGAAGAAGTCTATTACATTGGCGGGAGTGAAGCCTTACCTCCACCACTGACCAGGGAAGAGGAGGAGGTCCTGCTTGGACGTCTGCCTTCTGGGGACCCTGCCGTTCGTGGGATGCTGATCGAGCGCAATTTGCGCTTGGTCGTCTACATCGCTCGCAAGTTCGAGAATACGGGAATCAACATTGAGGATTTGGTCAGCATCGGCACCATCGGTTTGATCAAGGCCGTCAATACCTTTGATCCTGATAAGAACATCAAGCTAGCGACTTACGCTTCGCGTTGTATCGAAAACGAGATTTTGATGTACTTGCGCCGCAACAACAAAATCCGTTCGGAGGTGTCATTTGACGAACCGCTCAATATTGACTGGGACGGCAACGAGCTGTTGCTCTCGGATGTGTTGGGTACAGAGAATGACACGATTTATAAAAATATCGAGGACCAGGTAGACCGTAAGCTTTTGAAAAAAGCGCTGGATAAATTGTCGGAGCGGGAACGCATCATTATGGAGCTGCGCTTTGGTCTGGCGGGTGAAGAAGAGAAGACGCAAAAGGATGTCGCCGATCTCTTGGGCATCTCCCAGTCGTACATTTCCCGTTTGGAAAAGCGAATTATAAAACGGTTACGAAAAGAATTCAACAAGATGGTCTAACGCATATTTTCCCAGTCGAGGGGGATACTGTTCCTAAACCGAATCAGATGGTGGCTTTTGCCACTTTCTTGTCGGCTACGCGTCAGTACGCGGCCTTTCAAGACAACCGGGTTAGGGACTTTTTTCTTGCTTCGAGGAGGGAAAGACGTGACGCGCAATAAGGTAGAGATATGCGGGGTAGATACCTCCAAGCTTCCTGTGCTGACCAACAAAGAAATGAGAGAGCTGTTCGAGCGTTTGCAGAGCGGCGAACTGGCAGCCCGTGAAAAGCTGGTCAACGGAAATCTGCGATTGGTCCTGAGCGTCATCCAGCGCTTCAACAATCGTGGAGAGTTCGTGGACGATCTGTTTCAAGTAGGCTGCATCGGATTGATGAAGGCGATTGATAACTTTGATCTCGGCCAAAATGTGAAGTTTTCCACCTATGCGGTTCCGATGATCATCGGTGAGATTCGTCGCTATCTGCGTGACAACAATCCCATTCGCGTATCCAGATCCTTGCGAGATATTGCTTACAAGGCCTTGCAGGTACGTGACAATCTGACTAACAAGCATTCGCGCGAACCCACCATTACAGAGATCTCTCAAGAATTAAACGTGGCAAAGGAAGATGTCGTGTTCGCTCTTGATGCGATTCAGGATCCCGTTTCTTTGTTCGAGCCGATCTATCAAGACGGCGGAGACCCGATCTACGTCATGGATCAAATCAGCGACGAAAAAAACAAGGACGTGACATGGGTAGAAGAGATCGCCTTGCGTGAAGGCATGCAGCGTCTGGGTGACAGGGAAAAAATGATTTTGTCGATGCGCTTCTACGAAGGGAAAACCCAGATGGAAGTCGCAGAGGAAATCGGTATTTCACAAGCTCAGGTTTCACGACTAGAAAAAGCGGCAATTGCCCATATGCAAAAACACGTGCAATCGTAATGCAAATCTAACATAGGAAGACCCGAGGGCATTGTCCGCTCGGGTTTTTTTGTATGAAGATCACCTTAGACGTTTTTTGAACAGAAAGGACATATTCATTTCTCCACTCATATACTACAAGTAACGGAGAAAAGTAGGTGAGGGAGAATGGTGAAAATCTCTGACTTCCAGACCAAAGAAGTAGTGAACATTTTGGACGGGAAGCGGCTCGGTCAAATTTCCGATTTGGAAATTGATTTGCGCCACGGACGGGTAGAGGCCATTGTCGTACCGGGACCGGGAAAGTTTCTGGGCTTTTTTTCATCTGGGAACGATTTTGTGATTCCTTGGCGCAATATTGTAAAGATCGGAAAAGATGTCGTGCTTGTGCGAATGGAAGAAGCGCTCCGGGTAGATTCGAGAACCTCCGGTGGAGAGGATTACAGAGAGTAGGGAAAGAAAGGCGGGGATCCGCCTTTTTTTCGCTTGGCGGAGCCAAGTTTTCTAATCTTTTCGGCTATGGTATGATAAGCCATAAGAGGAAGGTGACAACATGAGAGAGCCGTTTGTCATGGCAGAGGAGAAGCCATTTTTACATCTGCAGGAATGGGAAGATCGTTTTCCCGGTTTAGTAGCAGGGTTTACGATTCGCACGGGAGGGGTAAGTGTAGTACCGTACGGGTCTTTTAATATGGGGTTGCACGTTGGCGATGACGCTGCACATGTCGTAGCCAATCGAAAGGCGCTCGCAGAGCAGCTGCAGATTCCTTTCGAGGCGTGGACATGTGCAGATCAGGTACATGGAAATCAGGTGTGCCAGGTGGTGGCAGCAGGAGCAGGCAGAGAGAGTCTGGAGAATGTCATTCGAGCAACGGATGGACTGTTCACAGAAAAAGCAGAAGTTCTTTTGGCTTCTTTCTACGCGGATTGTGTTCCGCTATTTTTCCTTGATCCTGTATCAGGGGCTATAGGGCTCGCCCACGCAGGGTGGAAGGGCACAGTCGGACGTATTGCCGAGGAAATGGTGATAGCACTGGAGAGTCAGTACCAGGTGAAAAGGGAGAACTTGCTCGTCGCGATCGGCCCTTCCATTGGTGGTTGTTGCTACGAGGTAGATGAGCGAATCATGGCCCAAGTACGTGTCAGTGCAAAAAAGTGGGAAGGCTCTGTAACGCCATCCGAGAATGGACGGTACATGCTCGACCTGCGCAAACTGAATACCGAAATCTTGCTTGAGGCAGGCATATCCCCAGCGAATATTGCCACGACGGACTGGTGTACAAGCTGCCGTACAGATATATTCTTTTCCCACCGAAAAGAAGCAGGTGCTACGGGAACCACTGGGCGTATGGCTTCGTTTATCGGATGGAAAAACAGGAAGGGAGAAGGTAGTGCGTCATGAGTATGGACATGGAACTGTTAAAGGAACGGATGCAGGCGATTGAGGAAAGAATACAGGCAGCGTGTGACCGATCTAATCGTAAGCGCGAGGACGTGAAAATCATTGCGGTGACGAAATATGTTGATGCTGAGGCAATCCGCGATTTATTGGACGCCGGAATTGAGCACATCGGGGAAAATCGCGTGCAGGATGGCTTGCCGAAGTACGAGCAATACGGGGATCGAGGCACCTGGCATTTTATCGGCCACTTGCAGACCAACAAGGCGAAAGAAGTCGTAGGACGTTTTCCGTACATTCATTCATTGGATCGTTTGTCCCTCGCGGAAGCGCTGAACAAACGCGGGGAAACGTTGAATCAAGTCGTATCTTGTTTTTTACAGCTGAATATTTCGGGAGAAGAGACAAAATTTGGGCTTAGTCCCAATGATGTATTGGCTTTTTTGCAGGAAACCAGTAATATGAAACATATAAAGATCGTTGGATTAATGACGATGGCGCCTGTTGTCGAAAACGAGGAAGAGGCACGTCCAGTATTCAAGGGTCTCTATGAGTGGAAAGAACGCATCAATGAATGGGCATTTCCTCATGCACATGTAGAGGAACTATCCATGGGTATGTCAAGTGATTTTGAAGTGGCGATAGAAGAAGGAGCAACATATATCAGACTGGGGTCCGTATTGGTCAAGCCTTGATACGAAAACCAGCCTAGCTGGCTGCACAGCGATGTGAGAGAGGAGGAGAAAGTATGGGTGTTATGAACAAATTGATGGGGTTTTTGGGATTGGAAAACGAAGAGTACATCGAAGAGACAGTGGAAGAGGATCACGACGATCATGAGTCCTCCAATAAACGACAAATGACGAACAGGGCGAATAACGTGGTTCCTTTCCAAGCACGGGAAAAGGAGGGTATTCGTTTGATCCTCTGTGAACCCCGTCACTACAGTGATGCGCAAGACATTGCGGATAACCTTCGTCATCGCAGACCGGTTGTGGTGAATCTGCATCGAGTGGAGAAGGATCAGGCGAAACGGATCATCGACTTTTTAAGTGGGACGGTTTATGCACTGAACGGCGATATTCAGAAAGTCGGAGACACCATCTTTGTTTGCACGCCTGACCACGTGGACATTCAAGGTACGATTTCCAGTGTGATGGAAGAGTAACGAATCAACGACGAAAAAAAGGGTGAGGGAATGGGTTACCTGCTAACGGTGCTAGATTTTTTGTTTACGGTTTATCAATACATGATTATTGCTTACATACTGATGTCTTGGGTTCCGCAAATGCGCGAGACCGGGATTGGCCAACTGCTAGAGCGTTTGGTTGAGCCGTATTTGGCTCCATTTCGACGTTTCATTCCGACCCTCGGTTTTATCGACATTTCACCGATTGTCGCATTGATCGTTTTGCGCTTGGCTTATAGTGGGTTGCTCTCCATCCTGTATAAACTTCTCTAGGCGAGTGAGTATATGAGTATCTTTGATCATTTTGGAAAAGATGAACGTCCCTTTGTCGAACGGGCGCTGGAAATGCTGACGCTGGTAGAGCGGAAGCAGGCCATGCGCCTTACTGATTTTCTGGATCCGAGGCAAGTCATGATTTTTCAAAGTCTGGCTTCCCAGGTGCAGGATGTGTCCGTATCGGTCCACGGTGGTTATGACGGGGCAGAGCGCGTGCGAGTCATCCTGCATCCAGATTATATGACAGTAGAGCAGGATGACTATCGACTGGCTTTGCTGCATGTTCAGGCGGATCAACGTTTCCACGTACTAGAGCACCGCGATGTCATGGGAGCCGTTCTAAACGTGGGAATGAAGCGGGAAAAGTTCGGGGACATGCTGACAGATACCGATGGCTGCTATGCAATTGTGGCGGAGGAAGTAGCGGACTTTGTTTGTGCACAGGTGACGCAGATCCATCGGACATCCGTCCAGTTTGAGCGCAAAGCGTGGGAGGAATTTTCCCCGCCTGCCCCGCGATTTACCGAGAAAACGATCACTGTGCCGTCTCCGCGCCTCGATGCCATCATCGGTGAGGTTCACAATATGTCACGCGCCAAAGCATTGGTCCCCATCCGTGGTGGAAAAGTAAAAGTGAACTGGAAAGTCGTTGAAGACCCATCTCAATCGTTACAGGCAGGAGATATGGTCTCGATGGCAGGATTTGGGCGCTTTAAAGTGCTGGAAGTAGCGGGACCCACTCGCAGTGGCAGGATTCGCATGATTGTGGGACTGGTTACATAAGATGTAGGAGAGCACAAAAATTTGCAAAATACGGCAGGAACTACAGCTAATCCTGTCGAAACTATATGACAATGATTATCGGGAAAAGTGGGGGGTTCATGTGCCTTTAACGCCGTTGGATATACACAATAAAGAATTTAGTACTGGCTTTCGCGGATACAACATTGACGAAGTAAATGAATTTCTGGATCAGGTCATTAAAGATTTTGAACTCCTGATAAAAGAAAAAAAGGAAATGGAAGAGCGCATTGCCATCCTCAATGAGCGTGTGGATCATTATAAGAGCTTGGAAGAAAACTTGAGTAAATCGATCTTGGTTGCGCAAGAGACTGCAGAAGATGTCAAATCAAACGCGCGCAAAGAAGCGCAGCTGATCTTGAAAGAAGCAGAGAAAAATGCAGACAGAATCGTCAACGAAGCATTGGCCAAGTCCCGTAAGATCGCAATCGAAATTGAGGAATTGAAAAAACGCGCTTCGGTGTACCGCATGCGTTTCCGGACGCTGTTGGAAGCCCAGCTGGAAATGCTGGAAAACGGTGCATGGGACGATATCGAGCAAGCTGATTCGGCTGTAGCTGTTGAATAAAACATTGACGTTCTGTTGATGATGGTACTATAATGAAAAACAACTTTGTCATAAAAACAAATACATCCAATAGACGATGATCGGGACGAGTATGTGAGCAAGCACTGCCAAGCGAGTCGGGGATAGGTGAGAGCCCGGCGAGTAGCATTCACAGAAAATCACCCGGGAGTTCAATAGCCGAAATCTTATCGTGTACGAACACGGTGAGGGAGTAAGTGAGCGAGTCATTCCCGTTACGAATGAGACAAGTGGAACGAAAAGTGACTTATGGCTATCGTGCATAAGCGTTCGTTCAATCTGGGTGGTACCACGGGAGCCTTCTCTCGTCCCTTTCTAGGGATGAGTGAAGGCTTATATTTATTTAGGAGTGAATGTAGCCATGGATTACAGCAAAACTTTATCGCTGCCAAAAACGGATTTTCCGATGCGCGGCAACTTGCCAAACCGGGAGCCTCAAATGCAGTCTTCCTGGGAAGAGATGGATATTTACAAACTCGTTCTGGAACGTACAGAAGGTCGTCCTTCCTTTGTTTTGCATGATGGTCCTCCCTATGCAAACGGGGATATCCATATTGGACATGCGCTGAATAAAATTCTCAAGGACTTTATCGTTCGCTATAAATCGATGGCTGGCTTCTATGCCCCGTACATTCCAGGTTGGGATACACACGGACTTCCGATTGAACAAGCGATTGTCAACGCGCAAGGATTGGATCGACGCAGTATTGAAGTCAATGATTTCCGCAAGCGTTGCGAAGAGTATGCATGGTCTTACATCGACAAGCAGCGTGACCAATTTAAACGCCTGGGGATCCGTGGCGATTGGGAAAACCCGTACGTAACGCTTTTGCCTGAATACGAAGCGAATCAAATCCGCGTGTTTGGAGAAATGGCGAAAAAAGGATACATCTATAAAGGTCTTCGCTGTGTGTACTGGTCACCATCTTCTGAGACTGCCTTGGCTGACGCGGAAATCGAGTACAAAGACAAACGTTCTCCTTCCATCTATGTGAGCTTCCAAGTGGTAGATGGGAAAGGCCAATTGGATAACGAGACAGGTGTAGTCATCTGGACAACCACACCTTGGACGATTCCTGCCAACCTGGCGATTACCCTGCATCCTGAATTGGAATACAGTGTTGTGAAAGTAGACGGTCGTAAATTCCTCGTGGCGAGCGGTTTGGTGGAAGCAGCCAGCAAGGAAATCGGCTGGGAAGGCGTAGAGGTACTCTCTACTCACAAAGGTCAAGACCTTGAGGGAGTCGTAACGCAACACCCGATCTACGACCGTACATCCCCGAT
This is a stretch of genomic DNA from Brevibacillus choshinensis. It encodes these proteins:
- a CDS encoding DivIVA domain-containing protein produces the protein MPLTPLDIHNKEFSTGFRGYNIDEVNEFLDQVIKDFELLIKEKKEMEERIAILNERVDHYKSLEENLSKSILVAQETAEDVKSNARKEAQLILKEAEKNADRIVNEALAKSRKIAIEIEELKKRASVYRMRFRTLLEAQLEMLENGAWDDIEQADSAVAVE
- the spoIIGA gene encoding sigma-E processing peptidase SpoIIGA; this translates as MVVYLDIILLLNMAIDTLLLWFTAYFRKERVIWWRMLLASLFGSTYLAFFFFPAFSSMYQWSIKLLFSILMLWIAFGNRRLLTFTQNLIIFYFVAFVFGGGVFGLQYFLAPQNEIVNGLVVTHNDGFGVGFKPTLLILIAGFTMVYFLGRKSYRAIQEPRKLDAFLVDVAVTLAGEKVICRGLVDTGNQLHEPITRIPVMIMESRMLAHLLPPPLLRQTDENGGVWEKLDGYWGELPIEWQSRVRLIPYRSVSRGMDFLLAVKPDHVIVLQGSTRYETHKVLIGLNPIPLAADGQYQAIVHPAMMETYSQESTFILEQEG
- the ftsA gene encoding cell division protein FtsA, with the protein product MVSNELIVSLDIGTSKVRVMIGEINNGSINIIGVGQSHSEGIKKGVIVDIDQTVHAIREAVDHAERMVGVSIEEVYVGITGNHIELHETQGVVAVSSEDREIREEDIQRVIQAAKVVAIPPDREIIEVVPKEYIVDGQGSIKDPRGMIGVRLEMEGTIVTGLKTVVHNIVRCAQRTNLRVAGIFLQPLAASTVALSKDDKNMGVVLVDIGAGSTTIGVFEQGKLAATTVIGIGGDHITSDISLGLRTHTDVADRVKTKNGCALIDEASEDVKFKVNRIGSDVEKQFTQVDLANIIEPRAAEIFQLVEDAVYKLGFRDEIAGGYVLTGGTVAMPGMLELAKEELDAPVRIAIPDYIGVRDPAYTTGVGLIQYALQLMERRSIRVTPSFKGTQKQTVSKPKDGSGLMEKVKNWFSEFI
- a CDS encoding YlmC/YmxH family sporulation protein is translated as MVKISDFQTKEVVNILDGKRLGQISDLEIDLRHGRVEAIVVPGPGKFLGFFSSGNDFVIPWRNIVKIGKDVVLVRMEEALRVDSRTSGGEDYRE
- the sigG gene encoding RNA polymerase sporulation sigma factor SigG — protein: MTRNKVEICGVDTSKLPVLTNKEMRELFERLQSGELAAREKLVNGNLRLVLSVIQRFNNRGEFVDDLFQVGCIGLMKAIDNFDLGQNVKFSTYAVPMIIGEIRRYLRDNNPIRVSRSLRDIAYKALQVRDNLTNKHSREPTITEISQELNVAKEDVVFALDAIQDPVSLFEPIYQDGGDPIYVMDQISDEKNKDVTWVEEIALREGMQRLGDREKMILSMRFYEGKTQMEVAEEIGISQAQVSRLEKAAIAHMQKHVQS
- a CDS encoding cell division protein SepF, whose product is MGVMNKLMGFLGLENEEYIEETVEEDHDDHESSNKRQMTNRANNVVPFQAREKEGIRLILCEPRHYSDAQDIADNLRHRRPVVVNLHRVEKDQAKRIIDFLSGTVYALNGDIQKVGDTIFVCTPDHVDIQGTISSVMEE
- the sigE gene encoding RNA polymerase sporulation sigma factor SigE; this encodes MYVKLRLQLQLTWYRFLLWIGARAEEVYYIGGSEALPPPLTREEEEVLLGRLPSGDPAVRGMLIERNLRLVVYIARKFENTGINIEDLVSIGTIGLIKAVNTFDPDKNIKLATYASRCIENEILMYLRRNNKIRSEVSFDEPLNIDWDGNELLLSDVLGTENDTIYKNIEDQVDRKLLKKALDKLSERERIIMELRFGLAGEEEKTQKDVADLLGISQSYISRLEKRIIKRLRKEFNKMV
- the ftsZ gene encoding cell division protein FtsZ, encoding MLEFDMDLGSFARIKVIGCGGGGSNAVNRMIAGGVKGVEFITLNTDAQALQLSSADIKLQIGEKLTRGLGAGANPEIGKKAAEESRDLIENALRGADMVFVTAGMGGGTGTGAAPVVAEIAKELGALTVGVVTRPFSFEGRKRSQHGEAGIAGLKEKVDTLIVIPNDRLLEIVDKNTPMLEAFREADNILRQGVQGISDLIAVPGLINLDFADVKTIMTERGSALMGIGIGSGENRAAEAARRAISSPLLETSIDGARGVLLNITGGTNLSLYEVNEAADIVSSAADPDVNMIFGAVINEDLKNELLVTVIATGFEQSQRTEAPRRPQQQQVNPSSNRPTPVSNTNSSRAKEEEDDKSFFSMSNLDNLDIPAFLRNRRRNKK
- a CDS encoding YggT family protein, coding for MGYLLTVLDFLFTVYQYMIIAYILMSWVPQMRETGIGQLLERLVEPYLAPFRRFIPTLGFIDISPIVALIVLRLAYSGLLSILYKLL
- the pgeF gene encoding peptidoglycan editing factor PgeF, coding for MREPFVMAEEKPFLHLQEWEDRFPGLVAGFTIRTGGVSVVPYGSFNMGLHVGDDAAHVVANRKALAEQLQIPFEAWTCADQVHGNQVCQVVAAGAGRESLENVIRATDGLFTEKAEVLLASFYADCVPLFFLDPVSGAIGLAHAGWKGTVGRIAEEMVIALESQYQVKRENLLVAIGPSIGGCCYEVDERIMAQVRVSAKKWEGSVTPSENGRYMLDLRKLNTEILLEAGISPANIATTDWCTSCRTDIFFSHRKEAGATGTTGRMASFIGWKNRKGEGSAS
- a CDS encoding YggS family pyridoxal phosphate-dependent enzyme, with product MSMDMELLKERMQAIEERIQAACDRSNRKREDVKIIAVTKYVDAEAIRDLLDAGIEHIGENRVQDGLPKYEQYGDRGTWHFIGHLQTNKAKEVVGRFPYIHSLDRLSLAEALNKRGETLNQVVSCFLQLNISGEETKFGLSPNDVLAFLQETSNMKHIKIVGLMTMAPVVENEEEARPVFKGLYEWKERINEWAFPHAHVEELSMGMSSDFEVAIEEGATYIRLGSVLVKP
- a CDS encoding YlmH family RNA-binding protein, with the translated sequence MSIFDHFGKDERPFVERALEMLTLVERKQAMRLTDFLDPRQVMIFQSLASQVQDVSVSVHGGYDGAERVRVILHPDYMTVEQDDYRLALLHVQADQRFHVLEHRDVMGAVLNVGMKREKFGDMLTDTDGCYAIVAEEVADFVCAQVTQIHRTSVQFERKAWEEFSPPAPRFTEKTITVPSPRLDAIIGEVHNMSRAKALVPIRGGKVKVNWKVVEDPSQSLQAGDMVSMAGFGRFKVLEVAGPTRSGRIRMIVGLVT